Genomic segment of Methanomassiliicoccales archaeon:
CACTTTCACCTGAATAATCAGCCACTATATGGCCGTCACCATAGAGCTTCCACTTGTATATAGTCAGACCATCCAATCCTACAGGACCTCGAGCGTGTGTCTTGTTGGTAGAAATGCCCACCTCCGCACCAAGACCATAACGATACCCATCAGCAAAGCGGGTGGAACAGTTCCACATCACGCTCGACGAATCCACCGCATTCATGAATGATTCCGCCGTTTCCCTATTCCTTGTGATTATCGCATCAGTATGATGCGAGCCATATCGGTTTATATGCTCCACTGCCTCTTCAATCGAACCTACCACTTTGATAGAGAGTATAAGGTCATTATACTCCATCGACCAATCCTCTTCCTTCGCTGGAACAGCTTCTATCAATGCTCTTGTAGCTTCATCACCTCTTATCTCCACCCCTGCTCTTCTTAACTCCTTCGCCATCATAGGAAGGAAGGATTGGGCTATGCTTCTATGAACCAGCAGAGTTTCCATGGCGTTACAGACGGCTGGGTATTGAACCTTAGCGTCATAGCAAACTCTCACTGCCATCTCCAGGTCTGCATCCTCATGGACATAGGTATGACATATTCCCGCTGCGTGGCCAAGCACCGGAATCCTGGTAGAGGCTTGAATGGCGCGCACAAGCTCATTGGAGCCACGAGGAATTATCAAATCGATGAAATCATCTTGGGCGAGCAATTCTCTAAATTCCTCTCTGGTCGAGAGGAGCTGAATTGCTCCATCGAATCGGTCGTCAAGTGATGACAGGGCATCCATTATTACTCGGAACAAAGCTTCATTGGTACGTTTAGCCTCTGCACCACCTTTGAGCAAAACCGCGTTTCCTGATTTCAAGCAAAGAGATGATATCTGTATGAGGGCGTCTGGCCTAGACTCAAAGACCACCCCTATTACACCAATGGGGCAGCTCACCTTTTCCAAAATCAGACCATTATCGAGCTCCATGCGCGAGAGTATCTTGCCCAACGGATCCTCTTGAGCAATCAAAGAGGACATCTGGTTTATGCTTTCCTTGATCTTGCCCTCATCATAGCGCAAGCGCTTCAGCAAAGGTGCGGGAAGCCCGCTATCCTTGGCTTCTTCCATATCTTTCTCGTTTTCGGAGATTATGATCGAGGACTTGTTTCTTAGCCCCTCTGATATTCGCAAAAGTGCCTCATTCCTCAACTCCAAGGATAGTTGGGCCAACTTGAATGAGGCGTTTTTAGCCCTCTGAGCAGATTTTCTAACTCCATCCATGATGCGCGATAGCATTCCTATTCAAACCATAAGTGTTTCGATATAACTGAGAGATGTCACAAGTTTTACGAGCTCCTTACCTACAGATTCTTATCACTTCCTACCAACGTTAAAACCTGAACATTTTAAAGACAGGTTAGTTTCTGAAACCATAAGAACGCTAACAAATTAATTCGATTAAAAATGGGTTAGTCAAGAACGAATCGATGAATAAGCCGATTATTGCAATTAGCGCCCCCCCCACGACAAAAATCCTCATCATATGTTATTTTAGGTTATCTATACAATCATATATTATATATTTCGCCTTTTGGAAAATGCTTGAAAGGTTTTTTTACCCGTCTAGGTAACCAATTCTCAACTCATCGAGCCAACATGTTCTTCAAGTCTTCTAAAGGCTCACCTATTGGCATCCATCCAAATTCTTCTTGAATGCGCTTCCAATTATTAGGAGATACGAAAGCTGGCAACGAAGGGCCTATGCGGACATTCCTAACACCCAGCGCCAATAATGTGTATACAATAGCTACGGCCTTTTGCTCGAACCAAGACAAAACGATGCTTAATGGCAACCTATTGAAATCTACCTTGAATGATTGGGATAGCGCCATGGCTATCTGAATCGCAGAGTAGCTGTCATTGCATTGGCCAACATCTAGCAATCTAGGTATTTCAGTACCCTCGATATATCCGAATTCTTTGTCATTGAAGCGATATTTACCGCATGCTAACGTCAAAATGACACAGTCTCTTGGAATGTTCTCTGCGAGTATGGTATAATAGTCTCGCCCAGGCGTGGCGCCATCGCATCCACCGATGAGAAAGAAATGTCTTATTCTGCCTTCTTTGACAGCCTCGATTATCTGAGGCGCCATAGAGAGGACTGCCTTGTGATGGAAGCCAGTATTAACGTAGCCACCGGGCCTCTCTTTCAATTCCCCTATTGACTTAGCATGCTGAATTATAGTTGAGAAGTCCTTTCTATCCGATATTTGCTTTACTCCTTCAATGGCTGGAACACCTATCGTATATAACCTTTCTTTATAACTCGGAAGAGGGATTAATACGCAATTCGTTGTGGCTAATATTGGACCGCCAAATTCCGCGAACTCAACCTTCTGCTTCTGCCACGCCGAGCCGTAGTTGCCAGCTAAGTGTTCATATTTCCTCAGCTCAGGATAGCCATGGGCAGGCAGCATCTCCCCATGTGTATAAATTTGTATTCCAGTTCCCTCAGTCTGCTTGAGCAATTCCTCCAGGTCTAAAAGATCGTGACCTGTTACCAATATACCAGGCGCCTTCCTGACCCCAGTATAAACCTTTGTAGGGGAAGGGTATCCAAAGCGCTCCGTATGAGCAGCGTCCAACATCTGCATCGCCCTGTAATTCATCTTTCCTGAACGAAGAACCATCTGCCAGTGATCTTCGTGTGAGAAGTTTACATTGGTCAGCGTTTTGAATAGGGCCTCATGCATGAATGAGTCCACTTCTTCATCCCTTTTATCCAAGGTGCGACAATGATAAGCGTATGCCGCTATGCCCTTCAATCCATAGATGACCATTTCCTGTAAGCTTTGCAAGTCCTCGTCCTTACCACATACGCCTTTGATAGTGCAGGCTATGCCTTTTGCCGTCTGTTGGCATTGATTGCAATACATTAATATCGCCGATGATTATTAGATTCATATACTATAATAGACTATTTCTTATTTATTATAAGATTATAAGGCCTTAATACTATAATATATTGAGGTAAACGTTATGAAACTAGATGATAAGGATCGCTCTATCATAACGTTTTATTCACAGGATCCAACAATATCTCAGGAAATAATCGCCAAGAGATTGGGGCTTTCCCAGCCTTCCGTCGCCATGAGAATAGCTAGATTAAAGCAAATGGGTGCCCTGGAGATACAATATGGCATAAATCCTCTTAAACTGGGACTTTACCTAGCCAAAGTGGATGTGAGCTCTACAGAACCTGAGCACATACTCGAGATGTTCAGGGAATGTCCCTATTTCGCTAACGGTTTCACAGTATCAGGAAAGAGCAATCTCTGCCTTCTCTTCTACAGCGAAAGCGTTGCAACGCTAGAGGCCATCGTAAACGGGCATTTACGCTCCAATCCCTCCGTGAGAGATGTTGATTTCAACATCATCATAACCTCAGAAAGGAAGCTCATTTTTCCAACTATGCTTATGACCGAAATTTCTGATACACCTCCCTGCGGTATAAAGATGGAGTGCAAAGAGTGCTCATCTTTCAAATCACAAAAGTGCATGGGGTGCCCCGCCACTGGAAATTATCAAGGAAAGTTCTATTATCCAAGGGCTAGTCAAGTCTCTTCCTTCACGGAACGCCGCAAAAAATGATATGGTTGTATCATGAATATCTAAGCTGAAATGATGAAAAGAATAGGATGGTTTACGACCGCTAGAGGTCCAGGATCTCTGAACCTTTTCAAAACTCTGTTGGAGAATATCGATGAAAAGAAGATCAGGGCTGAGCTTTCCTTCGTCTTCATTAACAGAGAAATAAAAGGAAATGAGTTTAGGAGGAAAGTTATGTTAATGGCTCAAGAAAGAGGGGTGCCTGTCATAATTTTCCCATCTGATACTTATTTGCCTCATCTAAAGGAGAGGGATATCCTTGAATGGAGACGAGAATATGGGAAAGAGCTTAGAAAAAGGATTTCAGACTATGATATGGACCTCGGCGTTCTGGCTGGGTACATGTTGATTGTTGACCCGGAGACTTGCAATAGGTTCCCCATCATCAACTTGCATCCAGCCCTTCCTAATACATATCAAGGCACATGGGAAGAGATAGTCAGAAAGGTGGTGGAAAACAAGGATCAATATTATGGCTCTACCGTGCATCTCTGCACTCCGGAGCTGGATAGGGGGGCTGCTATCGCCTTTGACAGTTTCCCAACAAATAAAGTCCTATCCTCCTCCATGGATATGGAGGAGGCGGTCAAGGCAATAAGGGCCGAAGAGCTAAAGAGAGAGGCTTATCTTCTTATGGAAGCTATAAAGTTAATAGTGGACGAGAAAGTCATCATAAAGGATGGGTGTGTGACTGATTCTTTTGGAACGCCTATTTCACCTTTATGCCTAAGCCAAGCTATAGACAAAATTTTGAGCCAAAAATCATGAATCTCAGAGTTTTAGCGTCTGTCTTGCTGCGTTATACCATAAATTGAAAAAATTGATTTTCCTCCAATCAGGATTCTCCTTCACATAGTCCACATACCATGAGCTCATACCGTCCCACTCGTCCACGAACCCTTCACGGGTCATTCTCCATCCTGCCTCATCGGGCGTCAAATCGGACCTCGCCAAGACGAAGGGGAATGTAGTAGTCAGCATGTTTGATTCGTTCGACTCTCCTCCTCTGGACTGTGGGATGATCAAAGCGGTACATGCGCCCGTGAGATAATAGGCTTGATGCATCTCACCCTCAGCCCAGAATTCATGAAATGGGAAGTCCATAGAAAACTTTTCAGAAAGAAGGCGTAAGACGGCTGGGAATATCACTGGTTCCCCGGTGAACCGATTTATGAAGCCATCTCTGGAGAAGACTTTCATCTTCAATGTCAGATCGCCTCTCCAAATGTTCATAGCCACAGCCTTCCTATCCTGTGGGGAGCAGTGACATTTTGGAATTTTAATAACGGCTCTTCGATTAAAGGGGCACTCTCTCTTCAAAACTTTCCTCGCTTCCTCCTCGCCATCTTCAGATAACGTCAGGCAAATATCCATTATAGCATCATGAATGGCTTTCATTTTCATACAACCAAACACTTGTACAATTGATGGTAAATCTGTTCTTCGATGAAATGGAATTTGCAGGATAGAAACATCGAGTCAAACATCGAGGCTCCGAGATTTTTAACTTATGATTCATCAGCTAATTACTTGGTGGGGGCTATATAGACACATCTATTATACCACGCGTCATTACTCGAACAGAAAGGTGAGGATTTCAACTCACTCATTCGCCCAGCAAGGCTAGGATTAATGATGGAAGGCGTAGTAAGGATAATAGATTCACGGAAAGCCAATTCAATTAAGCGAACTCTAGAGGATATTTGGTCTTATCGCGAGCTCCTTTATTATTTCGTCTGGAAAGAGCTGAAGATTCGCTATAAGCAGACGCTTATTGGAGCGGCATGGGCTGTCCTTCAGCCACTTATCGCGATGGCAATATTCTGGTTGGTCTTCGGCACGATTTTAGACGTGCAGACCGATGTTCCATATCCAATATTCGCGTATTCGGGTCTCGTCATTTGGTACTATTTTTCTGGATCCCTCACCCAATCCTCAGCTTCGGTACTCAATAATTCCCACATATTGACCAAGGTCTATTTTCCTAGAATATTACTTCCCCTCTCCTATTGCCTGATTGGGTTGGTGGACTATATCATAGCCACAGTCATGCTGATTGTATTGATGCTATTATTCGGTATCATGCCCTCAGCTTGGCTCCTGCTGCTTTTCATACCTTTCTCCATGAGTGTGCTATTGGCCTCTGGCCTTGGGTTCTGGCTATCAGCCGTTTCCGCCAAATACCGTGATGTAAAGTACATCACCCCTTTCTTCGTGCAACTGCTTTTGTTTATCACCCCTATAATATATCCTTCAACCACAATCCCTCCCAGCTTTCGTTGGATCATCAACATCAACCCCTTAGCTCCAATCATTGAAGCACAGAGGGCCTTTGTTTTAGGAACTGGACTAAGTGATTGGATTCCTTTGGGAATCTCCCTTTTGATGACTTTAGCCATTTTTTTCCTAGGAGTTTTCTATTTCGCCCACCGAGAAAGACAGATGGCGGATGTGATTTGAGATGAAGGGGCCAATGATAGATGTGAGGAACGTATCCAAGAGATACATCATTGGCAGAAAGGACGAGTTAATGCCTTACCGCAATCTCTCAGAAATTATCACTGAAGTATTCACACACCCCCTTCGTGCCATTAAGAATTGGCGTGTGGAGAAAGAGTTCTTTTGGGCCCTTAAGGATATTTCAATGACGGTCGAGGAAGGGGAGGTGGTGGGCTTGATCGGCCGCAATGGTGCAGGAAAGACTACGCTCTTGAAAATAATCTCTCAAATCACATACCCCACCACCGGCGAAATACGCCTCAGAGGACGAGTGGGCAGTCTTTTAGAAGTTGGAACAGGTTTCCATCCAGAACTGACAGGACGAGAAAATATCTATATGAATGGAGCAATCCTGGGAATGAAAAGGGTAGAGATAGAACGAAGTTTTGAAGAGATCGTAAGGTTCTCAGAACTGGAGAAGTTCCTGGATACACCGGTGAAAAGATATTCGAGCGGAATGTATGTCAGGCTTGGCTTTGCTGTGGCAGCACATCTGAATCCTGAAATATTATTGGTGGATGAAGTCTTAGCCGTAGGTGACGTGCAATTTCAGAAAAAATGCCTAGGTAAGATAAAGGATGTAAGCCAGGGTGGGAGAACGGTTCTCTTCGTTAGTCATAACATGCCTGTTCTGGAAGGGCTGTGCGACAAGGCTGCACTGATTCAAGATGGTCATTTGAAAATGATAGGAGACACTCACGACGTGATAGCTGAGTACCTTAGATATCTTAGCCTTCATACCGGCAATGATCTGGATTTGCCCATAGTAAAGAGGAGTGGGGATGGGAGAGCAAGATTTACTTTCATAGAACTTAGGGATGAGCACGGAGATACTATCGAGAGTGTGATGGAAGGGAAGCCTTTCAAGATAATATTGACACTGCGTGTCCTATCCGAGATCGAGCTCGACAAGATAGAAATCACTTTTTCGGACGCAATGAGTAGGAGTATTTTGACTACCAGGAGCACTGATTCGATAAGATTGTCTAAGCTCTCGATAGGAACCCATCGGTTCGAAGTGCATATAAGCCCAAATCCTCTGACCAGTGGTTCTTATACCCTTGGATTATCCTGCTCTGGCCCACATTTGCAAAAATATGATGTCATTGACCTTGCCTACAGCCTGAGTGTGGTGCCGAATCTTCAGGATGATGCGCTAGGTAAAAGGCCTGGCATTATTCGCTTGCCTTTTGAGTGGGCAAAGGAAAATACCCCTTAGCAACGAGCACTTAAACTAAACTTTATAGTAGGAAACAGTAACCAATCGTCAGACTGACTGATCTTGCCCAACTTAATCGGAAGGCAACCTCCTATCATAGGTCTTCGTCTGAGTCCAAATCATAAAATCATCACTTCTATTGCCTCAACAACAAAGTCGTAAGAAACGGCAACTTTAAAGGCAACTTAACTAGAATTATCCTCAAGGATGAAAAGGATAATGTTTTTTTTTTCGAAATTCTTTTAAAACCAAGGCTGAAATGCGCAACTACTCGGCCAAATATGTGGTCAGAGAAGTTGTAATGCAATGAGAGGCTCATTATATGGATTTAAAGTATGATTTGTTGGCCCTTAAGACGAATCGAACAATAGACTGAAAATCTATACAAGGCACTTATGAACCAGGATAAGAGGTGAACTGAGGTGAGGAGCGTATTCGATGAACTTGCCGAGGATTACGATTCTTGGTTCGAAAGGCATCCTGCCGTTTATCAATCAGAATTGGAAGCTTTAAGCAGAGCGTTGACGGGAGGATTGGGATTAGAGGTTGGGGTTGGCACGGGGCGATTTGCATCATTCTTTGGGGTAAAGATCGGATTGGACCCCTCGACCGCCATGCTCTCGCTCTCGAAAATAAGAGAGATCGAACCGGTGAGGGGGATAGCCGAGGCCTTGCCTTTCAAGGATGCCGTTTTTGACCAGGTGCTCTTCGTTACCTCCCTCTGCTTTACTAAACGACCAGAGAAGGCTTTAATGGAGGCGAATAGGGTTTTGCGGAAAAATGGTAGGGTCGTTATTGGTTTGATCGATCGAGGCAGCCCTTTAGGTCAAGAATATATCTCGAAAGTTAAGCACAGCCGTTTCTATGAAGGGGCGATTTTTCATTCAACAGAAGAGGTCCTCGAAATGATGAGGAAGTCCGGCTTCATACCCTATACCACCTTCCAGACGATTTTTCAAGAGCCTGAACGCATCACCACTCCCTCTCAAATCACCGCAGGGTATGGGAGAGGATTGTTCGTGGTCCTATCAGGGAAAAAATAATCGGTGATTCCTATTATTGTTAATTTCAAATTAAAAAAATCGTTAATGAAAAAAGTAATATTGTGGATGTTGATTAAGAGATTCGAAGAGTTCGCCCCTTAACTTTTGCCAGATTTAATAAATAAAAAGTTGATAAGTTGCACCTAAAATATAATCTTCTTTAAAAGCTGATGGAAGTGTTTGAACTTCCACATCTCATCAAAGATGATTAAAATCTTAAAAGATGAGAAGTTAGCACTGGAATGAGAAGGGTTCGGCATTGATTGCTCTTAAAAAAAGATGTGGAAGAGCGCAGATGCAATGGAGAGCCAGAGTTCAGATTATATAAAGAGCTTAATAGAAAGGATCGAAGGTGCTCCCGCCGGGATTTGAACCCGGGTCGCAGACTCGAAAGGCCTGCATGATTGGCCGCTACACTACGGGAGCGGGATGGCGACATTATGGCCATTTGCTACTTAAACCTTGGCCAATCTCGTGTACATTTTATTTACGATATTTAACGCATTCCAGTAAAAAGTTGTGGAGTCTTACCTAAAGCAATCTTATATATATTGAATCCTTATTAGGAAAATACCTTGCGGAGGTTGTAATTGAGCGAGTACGATAACCAAGAAGAAGAGGAGGTTAATCCTGAGGAAGAAATCCTTAGGACCCCCTATCCAAATAAGAAGGAAGGGGAGATGTTCGGGATAGCCGATCAACTTCTTGGAGCGTCCCGCATTAAAATCATGTGTGCAGATGGCAAGTCACGCATGGGACGAATCCCAGGCAAAATCCGCAAGAGGATGTGGATCAGAGAGGGTGATCTGGTCATCGTCAAACCGTGGGAGTTCCAAGACGATAAAGCAGATATCCTTTATCGATACACGAAGACTCAGGCTGCTTATTTAAGTAGGAAGAAAGTACTTCCTAAGAATCTGGATATTTTCTAATATTGGAGGCAGGATGCCCCGGCGAGATGAAATCTTTGCTGCTTTGGAGCGCAAGATACAGGAACTTAAGACTAGGGAGTATGGGGCGGTAGAAGATGAGGACCGCAAAACCCTGGCTGAAGTATTTGATAAACCTGCGTTGTTGACTATATATAAGCTCATGACGGATGGTCTCATCGAGACAGTCGATTTCCCTATTTCGACTGGAAAGGAGGCTAATGTGTTTCGGGTCACCTCGCCTGATGGGAACTATTACGCTCTTAAAATATATCGTACCTCTACCCTGACTTTCAAGCGCATTTCCCGCTATATAGAAGGCGATCCACGTTTCAAAGGCATCAAAGGTTCGCGAAGAAAAGTGGTATTCGCCTGGGCCACTAAAGAGTTTAGGAACTTGCAGCGACTGAAGGAAGCTAAAGTGCGAGTTCCCGCGCCTGTGAAGTTCAATCAGAATATGCTTGTCATGGAGTTCATCGGAACTGAAGGCCAACCAGCGCCCTTACTTAGAGAGGTCCAGTTGGATGATCCCAGGAAGACATATATGACGGTAGTGAAGTATATAAAAGCCGCATACAAGAAGGCGGAGTTGGTCCATGCAGACCTTTCAGAATATAACATACTCATGCATGAAGGGGAGCCTGTGATAATTGATGTTGGACAGGGGATGACTTTGGAACATCCCAATGCTAAGGAGTTTCTGCTAAGGGACATCGAGAATATTAATCGCTTCTTCCGCTCTCTTGACGTTAAGGTCATTGAAACAAACCAGCTGATGAAGGACATAACGGGGGTCAAGCAATGAAGATAGTGAGGATCCCGAAGGAGAGGATAGGCGCCGTCATCGGCACGAATGGAAAGACGAAAGCTTATCTGGAAGAGATGTTAGGAGTACAGCTCAATATCGATTCCGAAGGAGAGGTTACGATCATGGAAGAGAGCGCCAAGGATCCATTGGCGGTTCTGAAAGCTATTGATGTGGTAAAGGCTATTGGGCGCGGTTTCAGTCCACAGCATGCCTATCGCCTCTTCGACGACATGGAGTACCTGGAGATAATAGACATGAAGGATTACGTGGGTAGCAAGCCAGAGCAATTGACGCGACAAAGAGCCAGGGTCATCGGATCGCAAGGTAAGACGCGTAGGCTCATCGAGGATTTAACCGGCGTCTACATGTCTGTCTATGGAAGCACTGTGGGTCTTATAGGCCAGCCCGAGCAGGTCGAGGTGGCAAGGAAAGCGGTGGATATGCTCTTGCGTGGAAGCGAGCATTCCACAGTGTATCGATTTCTTGAGCGTAACAGGTCAAGACTGCGGATAATAGAAATGGGCTTCGAACCTTGATAAGGTAGCCCTTATAAACTGATCTGATCTGCAGGTTATTTATGGACCATTTAATCGATAGAGCGGAAAGAGCGCTCTCCCTTGACCTTTGCGACCACTGCCTAGGGAGGTTGTTCGCCAGAGTGGACACGGGGCTCTCCAATCGTGAGAGGGGAGAGTCGTTGCGTATGGCTGTGGCGTGGAGGAGAGCGTTGGAGGATAGAAAGCCTCTTCCACCCCACCAGAGATGCCAGATCTGTGATGAGCTATTCGAAATGGTCCCTCGCTTTGCCCAGGCTGTAGTGGAGAAGCTTAGGTCAGTGGAGTTCGATACTTTTCTCATCGGTACACGCATCGACCCATTGATACTAGAGAAAGAGGAAAGATTGTGGGAGATGGTAGGCCAGGATAGGGCTGAGCCGATAAAGGCGGAAATGAATCAGGAGATTGGCAAGGCTGTGCAAGGTATGATTCCACAAGAGGTAGATTTCTCCTCGCCTGACGTGGTGGCTCTGGTGGATACTCGTTTCTGCCACGTGGAGCTGGATGTTTCCCCTCTCTTCATTTACGGTCGATACCGCAAATACTCTAGAGCGATACCTCAGACCCGTTGGCCCTGCAACCGATGCCGGGGCAAGGGGTGCACGAAATGCAACAATACAGGTAAGATGTATCAGACCAGCGTGCAGGAGATAATCGGAGAACCGATCAGAAAGTGGGCTGAGGGTACGGATCACTTTTTTCACGGTATGGGACGCGAGGATATTGATGCAAGAATGCTAGGGAATGGGAGACCGTTCATTTTAGAAGTCAGAGAGCCGAAGAGAAGGAGATTAGACCTCGAAGCCCTTGAGAACGAGATAAATATGGCCGGGAAGGGGGTTATCGATGTGCGAGATCTTCGATTTTCCAGCCGTGATGAAGTCCGTCGCATTAAACTGGCGATCCCTGACAAGGAGTATCGGGTTAGGGTTCAATTTGAAAGCAAAGTTAATAAGGAGCAATTGGATGAGGTAGTCCAATCGCTAAAGCGCATACGCATCACCCAGCAGACGCCAGCACGGGTCGCGCATAGGCGTGCCGACCTTGCCAGGGAGCGAGAGATAAAGGGGCTAGTGCTGGAGGAGTTCGATGGTTCCTCGGCCACGTTTAGGCTTCGCACCGAAGCCGGAACGTATGTCAAGGAATTCATCCATGGCGACTCTGGCCGGACCATCCCTTCCCTGGCCGAAAGACTTGGCATACCATGTAGCGTGGAATGGCTGGACGTGATCGAGATCGCTGATCAGAATTGAGGGATCACTATGGTAAAAGCATCACATGGCCCAAGGAAGAAGTCGAGAAATTTGCTAAGGAAATCCCCGAGGTCTCGGGGTCTCTCCCCCATCACACATGAGTTCCAGGAATTCGAGGTGGGAGAGAAAGTGCACATTTATCTGGATCCCAGCATCCACCACGGTATGCCTGCGCTACGCTTCCATGGGAAGACTGGAACAGTAATCGGGATGCAGGGAAGGGCTTTCGTGCTCGCGGTAAAGGATGGAGATAAAGTAAAGACTGTCCTGTCCACCCCTGAACACCTGAGGAAGAGCGCCTAATGCTGGTGAGGGAAATGTCCGAGGAACGGCTGATCACCTTGGCCGAGGTCAAGGAGCTTTTGGAAGAGGAGGCAAAGAGTCGCCCGCAACTTTCTCATGAGCAGAAGATAGCTTTGGACCACGCTAGTAAGTTCGCTAAGCTCTCTGTCGCCGATGCCAAAGCTCTGCTAGAAGAGCTTAGGCAGATGGGGTTCATCTCTGATCCTATAGCCTACCGCATAGTTGACATCTGTCCGACCTATCCTGAAGAAGTGCGGGCTATTTTCGCCAAGGAAAGGCTTATCCTTGAGAAGAAGCAAATCGATCAGATAATCACTGCTGTGAAGAAGCGCATTTAAGCCGGTGGAGCCAATGGAAGACTACGCTCGCATACTCGACTATCTGCCACAGGGCCTTCCAGCGGAGCGTGGTTTCAAAAGAGAGCCGTTGGCCTATGCACTGGGAGAGACAGAGTTCAAACTGTTTGAGCTGGTGCCTAAAGCGAACGTACCTCTCACCATCGGCGAGAGAGTTTATATCGGCAAGGAAATAGAGAAGCGCGACAAAATCGCACATGTGAAAAGACGTGTTTCGTATAATGAGCTCACTGCCGCTGCGCAATCGGAGATGCCCTTCGTCATTGCTGAGATAGCCAAAGAGAATGAGGCGAGATACGTGCGCTTCTTCAACGAGGCCCAGGCCATTACCACCAGATTCCACATGCTAGAACTGCTTCCTGGGTTGGGGAAGAAGACCATGTGGGCCATCATAGAAGAGCGCAAGAAAGGGCCATTCAAGGATTTCGCGGATATCGTTAAGAGGGTCCCCTCCTTCAAGCACCCTGAGAAAGTAATCGCCAAGCGGATTGAGATGGAGTTAGCAGACCCTACACAAAAGTACCACATCTTCGTGGCCAGATAGATGACGCCTACTGAAGTCAAGGAGCTATTAGCGCGATACGGCGTCTGCCCTACGAAGGCCAAAGGACAAAACTTTCTCTTGGATGAGCGCGTGGCGGAACGTGAAGTACACCATCTGCACATAGAGCCAGAGGATGTAGTCCTAGAAATTGGTCCAGGACTAGGAATATTGACAGAAAAGATCCTTCCTTTGGCGGCAAAGACCATATGCATCGAGCTTGACCCTCAAATCTTCCATTATATCGAAGAAAAATTCAAGGGCAGAGTCGAACTCATCAAAGGAGATGCTTTGCAAGTGGATATGCCAGCTTTCGATAAACTCATTTCCAACATTCCCTATAGTATATCCTCTCCTCTCATTTTCCGCATTCTCGAGCATAACTTCCGAAAGGCGATAATCATGGTGCAAAAGGAGTTCGCGGAAAGAATGGTGGCTAAACCGGGAAGCGATGAATATTCGCGCCTCTCAGTCACCACT
This window contains:
- a CDS encoding glutamate-5-semialdehyde dehydrogenase; this translates as MDGVRKSAQRAKNASFKLAQLSLELRNEALLRISEGLRNKSSIIISENEKDMEEAKDSGLPAPLLKRLRYDEGKIKESINQMSSLIAQEDPLGKILSRMELDNGLILEKVSCPIGVIGVVFESRPDALIQISSLCLKSGNAVLLKGGAEAKRTNEALFRVIMDALSSLDDRFDGAIQLLSTREEFRELLAQDDFIDLIIPRGSNELVRAIQASTRIPVLGHAAGICHTYVHEDADLEMAVRVCYDAKVQYPAVCNAMETLLVHRSIAQSFLPMMAKELRRAGVEIRGDEATRALIEAVPAKEEDWSMEYNDLILSIKVVGSIEEAVEHINRYGSHHTDAIITRNRETAESFMNAVDSSSVMWNCSTRFADGYRYGLGAEVGISTNKTHARGPVGLDGLTIYKWKLYGDGHIVADYSGESARRFTHRKLL
- a CDS encoding Lrp/AsnC family transcriptional regulator; the protein is MKLDDKDRSIITFYSQDPTISQEIIAKRLGLSQPSVAMRIARLKQMGALEIQYGINPLKLGLYLAKVDVSSTEPEHILEMFRECPYFANGFTVSGKSNLCLLFYSESVATLEAIVNGHLRSNPSVRDVDFNIIITSERKLIFPTMLMTEISDTPPCGIKMECKECSSFKSQKCMGCPATGNYQGKFYYPRASQVSSFTERRKK
- the hcp gene encoding hydroxylamine reductase, which encodes MYCNQCQQTAKGIACTIKGVCGKDEDLQSLQEMVIYGLKGIAAYAYHCRTLDKRDEEVDSFMHEALFKTLTNVNFSHEDHWQMVLRSGKMNYRAMQMLDAAHTERFGYPSPTKVYTGVRKAPGILVTGHDLLDLEELLKQTEGTGIQIYTHGEMLPAHGYPELRKYEHLAGNYGSAWQKQKVEFAEFGGPILATTNCVLIPLPSYKERLYTIGVPAIEGVKQISDRKDFSTIIQHAKSIGELKERPGGYVNTGFHHKAVLSMAPQIIEAVKEGRIRHFFLIGGCDGATPGRDYYTILAENIPRDCVILTLACGKYRFNDKEFGYIEGTEIPRLLDVGQCNDSYSAIQIAMALSQSFKVDFNRLPLSIVLSWFEQKAVAIVYTLLALGVRNVRIGPSLPAFVSPNNWKRIQEEFGWMPIGEPLEDLKNMLAR
- a CDS encoding ABC transporter permease, which codes for MMEGVVRIIDSRKANSIKRTLEDIWSYRELLYYFVWKELKIRYKQTLIGAAWAVLQPLIAMAIFWLVFGTILDVQTDVPYPIFAYSGLVIWYYFSGSLTQSSASVLNNSHILTKVYFPRILLPLSYCLIGLVDYIIATVMLIVLMLLFGIMPSAWLLLLFIPFSMSVLLASGLGFWLSAVSAKYRDVKYITPFFVQLLLFITPIIYPSTTIPPSFRWIININPLAPIIEAQRAFVLGTGLSDWIPLGISLLMTLAIFFLGVFYFAHRERQMADVI
- a CDS encoding formyltransferase family protein, which codes for MAQERGVPVIIFPSDTYLPHLKERDILEWRREYGKELRKRISDYDMDLGVLAGYMLIVDPETCNRFPIINLHPALPNTYQGTWEEIVRKVVENKDQYYGSTVHLCTPELDRGAAIAFDSFPTNKVLSSSMDMEEAVKAIRAEELKREAYLLMEAIKLIVDEKVIIKDGCVTDSFGTPISPLCLSQAIDKILSQKS
- a CDS encoding ABC transporter ATP-binding protein, which codes for MIDVRNVSKRYIIGRKDELMPYRNLSEIITEVFTHPLRAIKNWRVEKEFFWALKDISMTVEEGEVVGLIGRNGAGKTTLLKIISQITYPTTGEIRLRGRVGSLLEVGTGFHPELTGRENIYMNGAILGMKRVEIERSFEEIVRFSELEKFLDTPVKRYSSGMYVRLGFAVAAHLNPEILLVDEVLAVGDVQFQKKCLGKIKDVSQGGRTVLFVSHNMPVLEGLCDKAALIQDGHLKMIGDTHDVIAEYLRYLSLHTGNDLDLPIVKRSGDGRARFTFIELRDEHGDTIESVMEGKPFKIILTLRVLSEIELDKIEITFSDAMSRSILTTRSTDSIRLSKLSIGTHRFEVHISPNPLTSGSYTLGLSCSGPHLQKYDVIDLAYSLSVVPNLQDDALGKRPGIIRLPFEWAKENTP